Proteins encoded in a region of the Pseudomonas viciae genome:
- a CDS encoding OmpW/AlkL family protein codes for MHKSLLSASLVALALSTPLAQAHTAGDIIVRAGAITVNPEADSSSVKVDRGPLAGTDLGGKATMSSDTQLGLNFAYMITNNLGIELLAASPFEHDVKIKGTALGAANNKLGTLKHLPPTLSLVYYPLDAKSTFQPYVGAGINYTWIYDEHVGSEASANGFSNFRASNSWGMAWQVGADYMLTDNVMINGQIRYIDIDTTAYVDNNAVAGGTRAKVNVDVDPWIYMVGLGYKF; via the coding sequence ATGCACAAGTCCTTGCTCAGCGCTTCCCTCGTTGCCCTCGCGCTCTCTACTCCGCTCGCCCAGGCCCATACGGCCGGCGACATCATCGTTCGCGCCGGCGCCATCACCGTCAATCCAGAAGCCGACAGTTCCAGCGTCAAGGTCGACCGTGGTCCGCTGGCCGGCACTGATCTGGGCGGCAAGGCGACCATGAGCAGCGACACGCAATTGGGCCTGAACTTCGCCTACATGATCACCAATAACCTGGGTATCGAATTGTTGGCGGCCTCGCCGTTCGAGCATGACGTGAAAATCAAAGGCACCGCCCTGGGCGCGGCCAATAACAAGCTCGGCACCCTCAAGCACCTGCCGCCGACCTTGAGCCTGGTCTACTACCCGCTCGATGCCAAATCCACCTTCCAGCCTTATGTCGGCGCCGGCATCAACTACACCTGGATCTACGACGAGCACGTCGGCAGCGAAGCCAGTGCCAACGGTTTCAGCAACTTCCGGGCGAGCAACAGCTGGGGCATGGCGTGGCAAGTGGGCGCCGACTACATGCTGACCGACAACGTCATGATCAACGGCCAGATTCGCTACATCGACATCGACACCACCGCTTATGTGGACAACAACGCCGTGGCCGGCGGGACTCGCGCCAAAGTGAATGTCGATGTGGATCCGTGGATCTACATGGTGGGGTTGGGTTACAAGTTTTAA
- a CDS encoding NAD-dependent epimerase/dehydratase family protein, producing MAEGPVLITGGAGFIGSHLTDALLAKGHTVRILDDLSTGKRSNLPLDNPAVELIEGDVADAALVARAMAGCSAVAHLAAVASVQASVDDPVRTHQSNFIGTLNVCEAMRQSGVKRVLFASSAAVYGNNGEGESIDEETPKAPLTPYASDKLASEFYLDFYRRQHALEPVVFRFFNIYGPRQDPSSPYSGVISIFSERVQKGLPITVFGDGEQTRDFVYVEDLVDLLVQAIEKPEVEVGAVNIGWNQATTLKQMLQALAAVVGDLPPISYGPARSGDIRHSRANNSRLLERFSFPTQTPMSVGLARLLGR from the coding sequence ATGGCTGAAGGCCCTGTTTTAATCACCGGCGGCGCCGGTTTCATTGGCTCGCACCTGACCGACGCTTTGCTCGCCAAGGGACACACGGTGCGCATCCTCGATGACCTGTCCACCGGCAAGCGCAGCAACCTGCCGCTGGACAACCCCGCTGTCGAACTGATCGAAGGCGATGTCGCCGATGCCGCGCTGGTGGCCCGGGCCATGGCCGGTTGCAGCGCCGTGGCGCACCTGGCGGCGGTGGCCTCGGTGCAAGCGTCGGTGGACGACCCGGTGCGCACGCACCAGAGCAATTTCATCGGCACCCTGAATGTCTGCGAAGCCATGCGACAGTCCGGGGTAAAACGGGTGTTGTTCGCTTCCAGCGCAGCGGTCTACGGCAACAACGGCGAAGGCGAGTCCATCGACGAAGAAACGCCCAAGGCCCCGCTCACGCCGTATGCCTCGGACAAACTGGCCAGCGAGTTCTACCTGGACTTCTATCGCCGCCAGCACGCGTTGGAGCCGGTGGTATTCCGCTTCTTCAACATCTACGGTCCACGCCAGGATCCGTCCTCGCCGTATTCCGGGGTCATCAGCATCTTCAGCGAACGGGTGCAGAAAGGCCTGCCGATCACTGTGTTCGGCGACGGCGAGCAGACCCGGGATTTTGTCTACGTCGAAGACCTGGTTGACCTGCTGGTGCAGGCCATCGAGAAACCCGAGGTGGAAGTAGGCGCGGTGAATATCGGTTGGAACCAGGCCACGACCCTCAAGCAGATGCTCCAGGCCTTGGCTGCGGTGGTGGGTGACCTGCCGCCGATCAGCTACGGCCCGGCGCGTTCCGGCGACATCCGCCATTCGCGGGCCAACAACAGTCGGCTGTTGGAGCGTTTCAGCTTTCCAACGCAAACGCCGATGAGCGTGGGGCTGGCGCGGTTGTTGGGGCGCTGA
- the trxA gene encoding thioredoxin, with translation MTQDTPYIFDATTADFDQSVIANSFHKPVLVDFWAEWCAPCKALMPMLQTIAESYQGELLLAKVNCDIEQDIVARFGIRSLPTVVLFKDGQPVDGFAGAQPESAVRTMLEPHVQMPPPAAADPFEQAQALFDDGRFADAEAVLTVLLGEDNTNAKALILYARCLTERGELGEAQTVLDAVKSDEHKAALAGAKAQIQFLGLAKNLPDAADLKARLAKDPQDDEAVYQLAIQQLARQQYEAALDALLKLFVRNRSYSEGLPHKTLLQVFELLGNDHPLVTTYRRKLFAALY, from the coding sequence ATGACCCAGGACACGCCCTACATTTTCGACGCCACCACCGCCGATTTCGACCAATCGGTGATCGCCAACTCTTTCCACAAACCGGTGCTGGTGGATTTCTGGGCCGAGTGGTGCGCGCCATGCAAGGCGCTGATGCCGATGCTGCAAACCATTGCCGAGAGTTATCAGGGCGAACTGCTGCTGGCCAAGGTCAACTGCGACATTGAGCAGGACATCGTCGCCCGCTTCGGCATCCGCAGCCTGCCCACCGTGGTGCTGTTCAAGGACGGCCAGCCGGTTGACGGTTTCGCCGGGGCCCAGCCGGAATCGGCGGTGCGCACGATGCTCGAGCCCCATGTGCAAATGCCGCCACCGGCCGCGGCCGACCCGTTCGAACAGGCCCAGGCGCTGTTCGATGACGGTCGTTTCGCCGACGCCGAAGCCGTGCTCACGGTGTTGCTGGGCGAAGACAATACCAACGCCAAGGCCCTGATCCTGTACGCCCGCTGCCTGACCGAACGCGGCGAACTGGGCGAAGCGCAAACCGTGCTCGACGCGGTGAAAAGCGACGAGCACAAGGCCGCGCTCGCTGGAGCCAAGGCGCAGATCCAGTTCCTCGGCCTGGCCAAAAACCTGCCGGATGCCGCCGATCTCAAGGCCCGCCTGGCGAAAGACCCGCAGGACGATGAAGCGGTGTATCAACTGGCGATCCAGCAACTGGCCCGCCAGCAGTACGAAGCGGCCCTCGACGCACTGCTCAAGCTGTTCGTGCGTAACCGCAGCTACAGCGAAGGCCTGCCCCACAAGACCTTGCTGCAGGTGTTCGAACTGCTGGGCAACGATCATCCGCTGGTGACGACCTATCGCCGCAAGCTGTTCGCCGCGCTGTATTAA
- the nrdR gene encoding transcriptional regulator NrdR encodes MHCPFCGANDTKVIDSRLVAEGEQVRRRRECLACGERFTTFETAELVLPRLIKTDGSRQPFDEDKLRAGMQRALEKRPVSVERLEAALVHIKHKLRATGEREVKSLVVGELVMAELQKLDEVAYIRFASVYRRFQDLNEFREEIDRLAREPVKE; translated from the coding sequence ATGCACTGTCCCTTCTGCGGTGCCAACGACACCAAGGTCATCGACTCGCGACTGGTCGCCGAGGGCGAACAGGTCCGCCGCCGCCGCGAATGCCTGGCCTGCGGCGAGCGTTTCACCACGTTCGAGACCGCTGAACTGGTGTTGCCGCGCCTGATCAAAACCGACGGCAGCCGCCAGCCGTTCGACGAAGACAAACTGCGCGCCGGCATGCAGCGCGCCCTGGAAAAACGCCCGGTGAGTGTCGAGCGCCTGGAAGCGGCGCTGGTGCACATCAAGCACAAGCTGCGGGCGACCGGCGAGCGTGAGGTCAAATCCCTGGTGGTCGGTGAGCTGGTGATGGCCGAGCTGCAGAAGCTCGATGAAGTCGCCTACATCCGTTTCGCCTCGGTGTACCGGCGCTTCCAGGACTTGAACGAATTCCGCGAAGAAATCGACCGCCTGGCCCGCGAACCGGTGAAAGAATGA
- a CDS encoding sugar nucleotide-binding protein produces MRMRLMLLGGGNALGQALIRLGAEEDIGFLAPRPPEDGWDAASLTQLLDDTRPDALINLAYYFDWFQAEVVSEQRLANQERAVERLAELCQHHNIVLLQPSSYRVFDGSRATAYSEKDEPVPLGLRGQALWRIEQSVRATCPQHVLLRFGWLLDDSADGILGRFLARAEQPEELLLADDRRGNPTPVDDAARVIISVLKQLDCAAPLWGTYHYAGHEATTPLALGQAILTEARALHPLAIEAPTAQAHAARPDAAEEPQHAVLACKKILHTFGIKPRAWRAALPGLLDRFYRHG; encoded by the coding sequence ATGCGAATGCGCCTTATGTTACTGGGCGGCGGGAATGCCCTCGGGCAGGCGCTGATTCGCCTCGGTGCAGAAGAAGACATCGGTTTTCTTGCCCCCCGCCCCCCCGAAGACGGTTGGGATGCCGCGAGCCTGACTCAGTTGCTCGACGACACCCGGCCGGACGCCTTGATCAACCTGGCGTACTACTTCGACTGGTTCCAGGCCGAGGTCGTCAGCGAGCAGCGCCTGGCCAATCAGGAGCGCGCTGTCGAGCGTCTGGCCGAGTTGTGCCAGCACCACAACATCGTCTTGCTGCAACCGTCCAGCTATCGGGTGTTCGACGGCTCCCGCGCCACCGCCTACAGCGAAAAGGACGAACCCGTGCCCCTGGGCCTGCGTGGCCAGGCGTTGTGGCGGATCGAGCAAAGCGTGCGTGCCACCTGTCCGCAGCATGTGTTGCTGCGTTTCGGCTGGCTGCTGGACGACAGCGCCGACGGTATCCTCGGCCGTTTCCTGGCCCGGGCCGAGCAGCCTGAAGAGTTGCTGCTGGCCGACGACCGACGCGGTAATCCGACGCCGGTGGACGACGCCGCACGGGTGATCATCTCGGTGCTCAAGCAACTCGATTGCGCGGCGCCGCTGTGGGGCACCTATCATTACGCCGGGCATGAGGCGACCACGCCACTGGCGCTGGGCCAGGCGATCCTTACCGAAGCCCGCGCCCTGCATCCGCTGGCGATTGAAGCGCCCACGGCCCAGGCTCACGCCGCACGGCCGGACGCCGCCGAAGAACCGCAACACGCGGTACTGGCCTGCAAGAAAATTCTGCACACTTTCGGGATCAAGCCCCGCGCCTGGCGCGCGGCACTCCCGGGCTTACTGGATAGGTTTTATCGTCATGGCTGA
- a CDS encoding ABC transporter permease produces the protein MYLFRLAMASLANRRFTAILTAFAIALSVCLLLAVERVRTEARASFASTISGTDLIVGARSGSVNLLLYSVFRIGNATNNIRWDSFEHFASNPKVKWAIPMSLGDSHRGYRVMGTTEAYFEHYQYGRQQHLELADGRAFATDPFEVVLGAEVAEALHYKLGDKLVLAHGVAVVSLVKHDDKPFTVVGILKRTGTPVDRTLHISLGGMEAIHIDWKNGVQAQGNGRISADQARNMDLTPQAITAFMLGLNSKISTFALQREINEFRGEPLLAILPGVALQELWSLMGTAEKALFVISLFVVLTGLIGMLTAILTSLNERRREMAILRSVGARPWHIATLLVLEAFALALAGVVSGLALLYIGIAAAQGYVQSAYGLYLPLGWPSEYEWTLMAGILVAALLMGSVPAWRAYRQSLADGLSIRL, from the coding sequence ATGTATTTGTTCCGTCTAGCCATGGCCAGCCTGGCGAACCGCCGCTTCACCGCGATCCTCACCGCTTTCGCCATCGCCCTTTCGGTGTGCCTGCTACTGGCGGTGGAGCGGGTGCGCACCGAGGCCCGGGCGAGTTTCGCCAGCACCATCAGCGGCACCGATTTGATCGTCGGCGCCCGCTCAGGTTCGGTAAACCTGCTGCTGTATTCAGTGTTTCGCATCGGCAATGCCACCAACAACATACGTTGGGACAGCTTCGAACACTTCGCCAGCAACCCGAAAGTGAAGTGGGCGATCCCGATGTCCCTCGGCGATTCCCATCGCGGCTACCGGGTGATGGGCACCACCGAAGCCTACTTCGAGCACTACCAGTACGGCCGCCAACAACACCTGGAGCTGGCCGATGGCCGGGCCTTCGCCACCGACCCTTTCGAAGTGGTGCTCGGTGCAGAAGTGGCCGAGGCGTTGCACTACAAGCTCGGTGACAAACTGGTGCTGGCCCACGGCGTGGCAGTGGTCAGCCTGGTCAAGCATGACGACAAGCCCTTTACCGTGGTCGGTATTCTCAAGCGCACCGGCACGCCGGTAGACCGCACGCTGCACATCAGCCTCGGTGGCATGGAAGCGATCCACATCGACTGGAAAAACGGCGTGCAGGCCCAGGGCAACGGTCGCATCAGTGCCGATCAGGCGCGCAACATGGACCTCACGCCCCAGGCGATCACCGCGTTCATGCTCGGCCTCAACAGCAAGATTTCTACGTTTGCCTTGCAGCGCGAAATCAATGAGTTCCGCGGTGAACCGTTGCTGGCGATCCTGCCCGGCGTGGCGCTGCAGGAGTTGTGGAGCCTGATGGGCACGGCGGAAAAAGCCTTGTTCGTGATTTCATTGTTCGTGGTACTCACGGGGTTGATCGGCATGCTCACGGCGATCCTCACCAGCCTCAACGAACGCCGCCGGGAAATGGCGATCCTGCGTTCGGTGGGCGCGCGGCCGTGGCACATCGCGACGCTGCTGGTGCTCGAAGCCTTCGCCCTGGCGCTGGCCGGGGTCGTCTCCGGGCTGGCCTTGCTGTACATCGGCATCGCCGCCGCCCAGGGTTACGTGCAGTCGGCCTATGGCTTGTACCTGCCGCTGGGCTGGCCAAGCGAATATGAATGGACGCTGATGGCTGGCATCCTGGTCGCCGCCCTGTTGATGGGCAGCGTGCCGGCCTGGCGCGCCTATCGCCAATCGTTGGCCGATGGCCTGTCGATCCGTTTATGA
- a CDS encoding ABC transporter ATP-binding protein, with amino-acid sequence MTQALIELSDLGFSWPGHPPLLDIPAFRLEAGETLFLKGPSGSGKTTLLGLLGGVQTPDRGSIRLLGQELTELGAGSRDRFRVDHTGYIFQQFNLLPFLSVRENVELPCHFSKLRAQRAIQRHGSVDQAAATLLAHLGLTDPNLLERRADSLSIGQQQRVAAARALIGQPELVIADEPTSALDYDARENFLRLLFAECREAGSSLLFVSHDQSLAPLFDRNLSLADLNRAATPLEV; translated from the coding sequence ATGACCCAAGCACTCATCGAACTCTCCGACCTGGGCTTCAGCTGGCCCGGGCATCCGCCGTTGCTGGATATCCCGGCGTTTCGCCTGGAAGCCGGCGAGACGTTGTTCCTCAAAGGCCCGAGCGGCAGTGGCAAAACCACGCTGCTGGGGCTGCTGGGCGGTGTGCAGACGCCGGACCGGGGCAGCATTCGCCTGCTCGGCCAGGAACTCACCGAACTGGGCGCTGGCAGCCGCGACCGCTTTCGCGTGGACCACACTGGCTACATCTTCCAGCAATTCAACCTGCTGCCGTTTCTCTCGGTGCGCGAAAACGTCGAACTGCCCTGCCACTTTTCCAAGCTGCGTGCGCAACGGGCCATCCAGCGCCACGGCAGCGTCGACCAAGCTGCCGCCACGCTGCTGGCTCATCTGGGGCTGACCGATCCAAACCTGCTGGAACGCCGCGCCGACTCGTTGTCCATCGGCCAGCAGCAACGGGTCGCCGCAGCCCGGGCGTTGATCGGTCAACCGGAACTGGTGATCGCCGACGAACCAACCTCGGCCCTGGACTACGACGCGCGGGAAAACTTCCTGCGGCTGTTGTTCGCTGAATGCCGCGAGGCCGGGTCGAGCCTGTTGTTTGTCAGCCATGACCAGAGCCTGGCGCCGCTGTTTGACCGTAACCTCTCGCTGGCCGATCTCAATCGCGCCGCCACGCCACTCGAGGTCTGA
- a CDS encoding class I SAM-dependent methyltransferase, whose protein sequence is MNAPQDLQHALAELLGDARLVACPLPDTELKLWLIDGDNMDRAFSPEETRRILHEPPYWSFCWASGLAMARYLAERPQWVEGKRVLDFGAGSGVAGIAAVKAGALEVVACDLDPLAIAACRANALLNDVALSYSTDFFAEADRFDLILVADVLYDRANLPLLDHFLSRGREALVADSRVRDFQHPLYRRIEMLEAMTLPDLAEPEEFRHVSLYHARRD, encoded by the coding sequence ATGAATGCACCGCAAGACCTGCAACACGCGTTGGCCGAGTTGCTGGGCGACGCGCGCCTGGTGGCCTGTCCGCTGCCCGACACCGAGCTGAAACTATGGCTGATCGACGGCGACAACATGGACCGCGCCTTCAGCCCGGAAGAAACCCGGCGCATCCTCCACGAACCGCCTTACTGGAGCTTCTGCTGGGCCAGCGGCCTGGCGATGGCCCGCTACCTGGCCGAACGGCCGCAATGGGTCGAGGGTAAGCGGGTGCTGGATTTCGGTGCCGGCTCGGGTGTCGCTGGCATTGCAGCGGTCAAGGCCGGCGCGCTGGAAGTGGTGGCTTGCGACCTCGATCCGCTGGCGATTGCCGCATGCCGGGCCAATGCCTTGCTCAATGACGTGGCGCTGAGCTATTCGACGGATTTTTTCGCCGAGGCCGATCGCTTCGACCTGATCCTGGTCGCCGATGTGCTCTACGACCGCGCCAACCTGCCGCTGCTCGACCACTTCCTCAGCCGCGGCCGCGAGGCCCTGGTGGCCGATTCCCGAGTGCGGGATTTCCAGCATCCGCTGTACCGGCGCATCGAAATGCTGGAAGCCATGACGTTGCCGGACTTGGCTGAGCCTGAAGAGTTTCGGCATGTGAGCCTGTACCACGCGCGGCGCGACTAG
- a CDS encoding YbaY family lipoprotein: MPLRSLVLLSLFSLLMACSSDAPKPAAPAPASAPKQAQEKARQAAELGPLPAYQRELSGTLQGVPVGAEVELALLVIDDKDRPQQLLASSSLIGTNQVLPFRLRFNPDAFPVGARVELRGRASQSGQLILHLPEQRISQPTTQALGALQFVKAP; this comes from the coding sequence ATGCCGTTACGATCACTCGTTTTGCTCAGTCTTTTCAGCCTGCTGATGGCGTGCAGCAGTGACGCTCCCAAGCCCGCCGCCCCCGCACCGGCCTCGGCGCCGAAACAGGCCCAGGAAAAAGCCCGCCAGGCCGCCGAACTGGGGCCACTGCCGGCGTACCAGCGGGAATTGAGCGGCACCTTGCAAGGCGTACCGGTTGGGGCCGAGGTCGAATTGGCGCTGCTGGTGATCGATGACAAGGACCGCCCGCAGCAACTGCTCGCCAGTTCCAGCCTGATCGGCACCAACCAGGTCCTGCCCTTCCGCCTGCGTTTCAACCCCGATGCCTTCCCGGTCGGCGCCCGGGTAGAGCTGCGCGGTCGTGCCAGCCAGTCCGGCCAGTTGATCCTGCACCTGCCGGAACAACGTATCAGCCAACCGACCACCCAGGCGTTGGGCGCCCTGCAATTCGTCAAAGCGCCATGA
- the ribD gene encoding bifunctional diaminohydroxyphosphoribosylaminopyrimidine deaminase/5-amino-6-(5-phosphoribosylamino)uracil reductase RibD: MTVSAQQAVLDAHYMARALELARRGHYTTHPNPRVGCVIVRDGQIVGEGWHIRAGEPHAEVHALRAAGEQARGATAYVTLEPCSHHGRTPPCADALVNAGVARVVAAMQDPNPEVAGRGLQRLAQAGIATESGVLEGEARQLNQGFLKRMEHGLPFVRVKLAMSLDGRTAMESGESQWITGPAARSAVQRLRAQASVVLTGADTVLADNARLTVRADELGLDPEQTALVMSRPPLRVLVDGRLRVPLDAAFFKAGPALVATCMAVEEQYANGPECMIVAGDDGQVDLRRLLVELAGRGVNEVLVEAGPRLAGAFARQGLVDEFQIFIAGKFLGSTARPLLDWPLAQMKDAPALKITEIRAVGDDWRVIAVPVSPASV; the protein is encoded by the coding sequence ATGACCGTTTCGGCGCAGCAGGCCGTCCTCGACGCCCACTACATGGCCCGTGCCCTGGAATTGGCGCGGCGCGGTCACTACACCACCCACCCCAATCCCCGGGTCGGTTGCGTGATCGTGCGTGACGGACAGATTGTCGGCGAAGGCTGGCACATCCGCGCCGGCGAACCCCATGCCGAAGTCCATGCCCTGCGCGCCGCCGGTGAACAGGCCCGGGGCGCCACGGCCTACGTGACCCTCGAGCCCTGCAGCCATCACGGGCGCACGCCGCCGTGTGCCGACGCGCTGGTCAACGCCGGCGTGGCGCGGGTGGTGGCGGCAATGCAGGACCCGAACCCGGAAGTTGCCGGTCGGGGTCTGCAACGGCTGGCCCAGGCTGGCATCGCCACTGAAAGCGGCGTGCTGGAAGGCGAGGCGCGCCAGCTCAACCAGGGCTTCCTCAAGCGCATGGAACACGGCCTGCCGTTCGTGCGGGTCAAGCTCGCCATGAGCCTGGATGGTCGCACCGCCATGGAAAGTGGCGAAAGCCAATGGATCACCGGCCCGGCCGCACGCTCGGCGGTGCAACGCCTGCGGGCCCAGGCCAGCGTGGTGCTGACCGGCGCCGATACGGTGCTGGCGGACAACGCCCGGCTGACCGTGCGCGCCGATGAACTCGGGCTGGACCCGGAGCAGACCGCGCTGGTCATGAGCCGTCCACCGCTGCGGGTGCTGGTGGACGGGCGCCTGCGGGTGCCGCTGGATGCAGCGTTCTTCAAGGCCGGCCCGGCGTTGGTCGCTACCTGCATGGCGGTGGAAGAACAGTACGCCAACGGCCCTGAATGCATGATTGTGGCGGGCGATGACGGCCAGGTCGATCTGCGTCGCCTGCTGGTGGAGCTGGCGGGCCGTGGCGTCAACGAGGTGTTGGTGGAGGCCGGTCCGCGCCTGGCGGGGGCATTTGCCCGGCAAGGTCTGGTGGACGAATTCCAGATTTTCATCGCCGGCAAGTTTCTCGGTTCTACGGCGCGACCGTTGCTGGATTGGCCGCTGGCGCAGATGAAAGATGCCCCAGCGCTGAAAATTACCGAAATCCGCGCCGTGGGCGATGACTGGCGAGTCATCGCCGTCCCCGTTTCGCCGGCGAGCGTATAA
- a CDS encoding DUF2796 domain-containing protein has translation MRRLLLALPFALLPLAVAHAAVEHDHDHEHGSLGAHEHGVGRLNAALDGQTLELELESPAMNLVGFEHAATSDADKAKVAAVRAQLDKPLALFNLPAAAQCTVAQQELESPLFGDEPDHEDHDEDADGDEHHEHSEIHAHYQFTCAAPGALKNLDLATLFKTFPATQKIQVQLISPSGQQGVEVTAKVPTLKF, from the coding sequence ATGCGTCGTCTGCTTCTTGCCCTGCCGTTCGCCCTGCTGCCATTGGCTGTCGCTCATGCGGCGGTCGAACACGATCATGACCACGAGCACGGCAGCCTCGGCGCCCACGAACACGGGGTTGGCCGATTGAACGCTGCGTTGGACGGCCAGACCCTGGAGCTGGAACTGGAAAGCCCGGCGATGAACCTGGTGGGCTTCGAACACGCCGCCACCAGCGATGCCGACAAAGCCAAGGTCGCCGCCGTACGGGCACAGTTGGACAAGCCGCTGGCACTGTTCAACTTGCCGGCCGCGGCCCAATGCACCGTGGCCCAGCAGGAACTGGAAAGCCCGTTGTTCGGCGACGAACCGGACCACGAAGACCATGATGAAGATGCCGACGGTGACGAACACCACGAGCACAGTGAGATCCACGCCCACTACCAGTTCACTTGCGCCGCCCCAGGTGCGCTGAAGAACCTGGACCTGGCAACACTGTTCAAAACCTTCCCGGCCACCCAGAAAATTCAGGTACAACTGATCAGCCCGAGCGGCCAGCAGGGCGTGGAAGTGACGGCCAAGGTGCCTACCCTGAAGTTCTGA
- a CDS encoding DUF3299 domain-containing protein: protein MPRALLALLMLVALPLWAAEPRDLAWSEMIPPDAPPEVPNMTPLHDLSKMSDALAAESAPAAKQDLPNAPVVKALDGQQIRLPGYIVPLEVSEEGRTTDFLLVPYFGACIHVPPPPSNQIVHVKSEVGVKLDELYQPYWVEGPMQVKPSTSELADAGYQMEAQKIYVYELPE from the coding sequence ATGCCCCGCGCCCTGCTTGCGCTGTTGATGTTGGTCGCCCTGCCGCTGTGGGCGGCCGAACCAAGGGACCTGGCCTGGTCGGAAATGATCCCGCCGGACGCGCCGCCGGAAGTGCCAAACATGACCCCACTGCACGACCTGTCGAAGATGAGCGATGCCCTGGCCGCCGAATCCGCCCCGGCGGCCAAGCAGGATTTGCCCAACGCCCCGGTGGTCAAGGCCCTCGACGGCCAGCAGATCCGGCTGCCGGGCTACATCGTGCCGCTGGAAGTCAGCGAGGAAGGCCGTACCACGGACTTTCTACTGGTGCCGTACTTCGGCGCCTGCATCCACGTGCCGCCACCGCCGTCGAATCAGATCGTGCATGTGAAAAGCGAGGTTGGGGTCAAGCTCGACGAGTTGTACCAGCCGTACTGGGTCGAAGGCCCGATGCAGGTCAAGCCGTCCACCAGTGAACTGGCCGATGCCGGGTATCAGATGGAGGCGCAGAAGATTTATGTGTATGAGCTGCCGGAGTGA